Proteins co-encoded in one Medicago truncatula cultivar Jemalong A17 chromosome 8, MtrunA17r5.0-ANR, whole genome shotgun sequence genomic window:
- the LOC120577404 gene encoding RNA-binding protein Musashi homolog 2 isoform X2, with protein MEQRKLVVLGIPWHVDTDGLKEYMSKFGELEDCIVMKERSTGRSRGFGYVTFASVDDAKNVLSSEHSLGDRTLEVKVATPKEEMRAPVKKVTRIFVARIAPSVTEETFRSHFEKYGDITDLYMPKDRGSKTHRGIGFITFATADSVENLMKETHELGGSDVVVDRATPKEDDFKPIGRTRTPQLGYSAYSTYIPASTRYAALGAPTMYDRPSSIYGRGEPARGISKKIFVGRLPPEATTEDLRLYFGRFGHILDVYIPRDVKRPGHRGFGFVTFADSGVADRVSRRPHEICGQEVAIDSAAPLDEAGPSGNTMLNSMDSFRGYGGPVRPYFDESPVRSYGRMYNSLDFDDLGYGVASRRPSRTTDWRYRPY; from the exons atgGAGCAACGAAAGCTTGTG GTTTTGGGTATCCCATGGCATGTTGATACTGATGGATTGAAAGAATATATGAGCAAATTTGGTGAGCTAGAAGATTGTATTGTTATGAAG GAACGGTCAACTGGCCGATCTCGCGGTTTTGGATATGTGACATTCGCATCGGTGGATGATGCTAAG AATGTGCTATCCAGTGAACACAGTCTTGGTGACAGGACGCTGGAAGTCAAAGTGGCCACACCAAAG GAGGAGATGAGGGCACCAGTCAAAAAGGTTACCAGAATCTTTGTGGCCAGGATTGCTCCATCAGTAACAGAAGAAACTTTTAGGAG TCATTTTGAGAAATACGGTGATATAACAGATTTATATATGCCAAAG GATCGTGGATCAAAAACACATCGAGGAATTGGTTTTATCACTTTCGCAACTGCAG ATTCTGTGGAGAACTTGATGAAAGAAACCCATGAACTGGGGGGTTCTGATGTGGTGGTTGATCGAGCAACACCTAAG GAAGATGATTTCAAGCCAATTGGCAGAACCAGAACACCACAATTAGGATATAGTGCATATAGTACTTATATTCCTGCATCAACTAGATATGCAGCACTTGGCGCTCCAACTATGTATGATCGTCCAAGTTCTATTTATGGAA GGGGAGAACCTGCCCGTGGGATAAGCAAAAAGATTTTTGTTGGTCGTCTTCCCCCGGAGGCAACCACTGAAGATCTTCGCCTGTATTTTGGAAGATTTGGCCATATCTTAGATGTTTATATTCCTAGG GATGTCAAGAGACCTGGTCATAGAGGTTTTGGTTTTGTGACTTTTGCGGACAGCGGTGTTGCAGATCGTGTCTCTCGAAGACCTCATGAGATTTGTGGACAGGAG GTTGCCATAGATTCAGCCGCACCTCTTGATGAAGCAGGTCCCAGTGGGAATACTATGTTGAATAGCATGGATTCTTTCAGGGGATATGGCGGTCCAGTGAGGCCTTATTTTGATGAAAGTCCTGTGAGGTCTTATGGGAGAATGTACAATAGCCTGGACTTCGATGAT TTGGGTTATGGAGTTGCTAGTAGAAGACCATCAAGAACAACAGATTGGAGGTATAGACCATACTAG
- the LOC120577404 gene encoding RNA-binding protein Musashi homolog 2 isoform X1: protein MEQRKLVVLGIPWHVDTDGLKEYMSKFGELEDCIVMKERSTGRSRGFGYVTFASVDDAKNVLSSEHSLGDRTLEVKVATPKEEMRAPVKKVTRIFVARIAPSVTEETFRSHFEKYGDITDLYMPKDRGSKTHRGIGFITFATADSVENLMKETHELGGSDVVVDRATPKEDDFKPIGRTRTPQLGYSAYSTYIPASTRYAALGAPTMYDRPSSIYGRGEPARGISKKIFVGRLPPEATTEDLRLYFGRFGHILDVYIPRDVKRPGHRGFGFVTFADSGVADRVSRRPHEICGQEVAIDSAAPLDEAGPSGNTMLNSMDSFRGYGGPVRPYFDESPVRSYGRMYNSLDFDDQLGYGVASRRPSRTTDWRYRPY from the exons atgGAGCAACGAAAGCTTGTG GTTTTGGGTATCCCATGGCATGTTGATACTGATGGATTGAAAGAATATATGAGCAAATTTGGTGAGCTAGAAGATTGTATTGTTATGAAG GAACGGTCAACTGGCCGATCTCGCGGTTTTGGATATGTGACATTCGCATCGGTGGATGATGCTAAG AATGTGCTATCCAGTGAACACAGTCTTGGTGACAGGACGCTGGAAGTCAAAGTGGCCACACCAAAG GAGGAGATGAGGGCACCAGTCAAAAAGGTTACCAGAATCTTTGTGGCCAGGATTGCTCCATCAGTAACAGAAGAAACTTTTAGGAG TCATTTTGAGAAATACGGTGATATAACAGATTTATATATGCCAAAG GATCGTGGATCAAAAACACATCGAGGAATTGGTTTTATCACTTTCGCAACTGCAG ATTCTGTGGAGAACTTGATGAAAGAAACCCATGAACTGGGGGGTTCTGATGTGGTGGTTGATCGAGCAACACCTAAG GAAGATGATTTCAAGCCAATTGGCAGAACCAGAACACCACAATTAGGATATAGTGCATATAGTACTTATATTCCTGCATCAACTAGATATGCAGCACTTGGCGCTCCAACTATGTATGATCGTCCAAGTTCTATTTATGGAA GGGGAGAACCTGCCCGTGGGATAAGCAAAAAGATTTTTGTTGGTCGTCTTCCCCCGGAGGCAACCACTGAAGATCTTCGCCTGTATTTTGGAAGATTTGGCCATATCTTAGATGTTTATATTCCTAGG GATGTCAAGAGACCTGGTCATAGAGGTTTTGGTTTTGTGACTTTTGCGGACAGCGGTGTTGCAGATCGTGTCTCTCGAAGACCTCATGAGATTTGTGGACAGGAG GTTGCCATAGATTCAGCCGCACCTCTTGATGAAGCAGGTCCCAGTGGGAATACTATGTTGAATAGCATGGATTCTTTCAGGGGATATGGCGGTCCAGTGAGGCCTTATTTTGATGAAAGTCCTGTGAGGTCTTATGGGAGAATGTACAATAGCCTGGACTTCGATGAT CAGTTGGGTTATGGAGTTGCTAGTAGAAGACCATCAAGAACAACAGATTGGAGGTATAGACCATACTAG
- the LOC120577658 gene encoding transcription factor HEC1 yields the protein MDVDIVKTDGSMDMIAMMMQMEKFPEFSDQPFYNTYQEITNNTVPLFNLNQNALSSPQSLNNIDPVLHSNVNFQQHLNITPPPLQTNSSSFPYSQSNSSEKKNSMAAMREMIFRIAVMQPIHIDPEAVRPPKRRNVKISKDPQSVAARHRRERISERIRILQRLVPGGTKMDTASMLDEAIHYVKFLKKQVHTLEQVGANNRSQSHIGGGFIGGNNMMNNFNNVNYNSGLMMKGCQPFQMVGSTSKQLLS from the coding sequence ATGGATGTCGACATAGTGAAAACTGACGGAAGCATGGACATGATAGCAATGATGATGCAAATGGAAAAGTTCCCTGAATTCTCTGATCAACCTTTTTATAACACTTACCAAGAAATCACCAACAACACTGTTCCATTATTTAACCTGAACCAAAATGCACTATCATCTCCACAATCTTTGAATAATATTGATCCAGTTCTACACTCCAATGTCAATTTCCAACAACACTTGAATATCACACCACCACCTCTTCAAACTAACTCTTCATCATTTCCTTACTCGCAGTCGAATTCTTCTGAAAAGAAGAATTCGATGGCAGCGATGAGGGAAATGATATTTAGAATAGCAGTTATGCAACCTATACATATCGATCCGGAAGCCGTTAGGCCGCCGAAGAGAAGGAATGTGAAGATATCAAAGGATCCACAAAGTGTAGCTGCTAGGCATAGAAGAGAAAGGATAAGTGAGAGGATAAGGATATTGCAAAGATTAGTACCTGGTGGAACCAAAATGGACACTGCTTCAATGTTAGATGAAGCTATACATTATGTGAAGTTTTTGAAGAAACAAGTTCACACGTTGGAACAAGTAGGTGCTAATAATAGATCACAATCACACATTGGTGGTGGATTCATTGGAGGGAATAATATGATGAACAATTTTAATAATGTGAATTATAATTCTGGTTTGATGATGAAGGGTTGTCAACCTTTTCAAATGGTGGGTTCCACTTCCAAACAATTGCTTAGCTAG